Proteins from one Desulfonema limicola genomic window:
- a CDS encoding chemotaxis protein CheA: MIHEKELLDEFVADSKEHLDKIEDDFLALEKQKNNPDKKIIDKVFRAVHSIKGAAGFFGLNKISMLAHIMETLLSMIRTGDILPESFFIDGLLSGTDHLKAMLDNVEYSNDADITDIYQKLSNLLENKISSQVKKELNTPVCLSDECGEDIGFDINAFTMKNFSPDMNLHVLKYDLSELDRLEKKRPVMLIRELLSSGEIIDAQIHTSTDDLHADISEMSLLYNVLYASELSSEQIQRVTGLPQDKVIPVQPDHLQTDHLPTEHLQIDHLQIDQPQPEHISHLRIHTDILDRLMALTGELVLVRNQKNLITNLGDPVSRSITQGLNLVTGRLQETVMGIRMQALGIIFNKFPKLINQVSEKLGKKINIDIRGSDVELDKTVLESLADPMVHLIRNCCDHGIETPEQRTGAGKPETGNIFINAWHEAGRINIEIKDDGKGIDTEKICKIAVENRYIKKSDLADMSRKDILSLIFIPGFSTASSVSEVSGRGVGMDVVKTGIEKTGGTLSLESNHGKGTQILLSLPLTLAIIPCLIIKTLKNYYALPQVNVEKLLCLYEKEAAKQIEYTDDRPRKAYREYKCKKPYYIGLYAIPQ; encoded by the coding sequence ATGATACATGAAAAAGAGCTGCTTGATGAATTTGTTGCTGATTCAAAAGAGCATCTTGACAAGATTGAAGATGATTTTCTTGCCCTGGAAAAACAGAAAAACAATCCTGATAAAAAAATCATTGATAAGGTTTTTCGTGCAGTTCATTCCATAAAAGGGGCAGCAGGTTTTTTTGGATTAAACAAAATCAGTATGCTTGCACATATTATGGAAACCCTGCTTTCCATGATCCGCACAGGCGATATTTTACCTGAATCATTTTTTATTGACGGGCTTCTTTCAGGAACAGATCATTTAAAAGCCATGCTGGATAATGTTGAATACAGCAATGATGCAGATATAACAGATATTTATCAAAAATTATCAAACCTTCTTGAAAATAAAATATCATCCCAGGTTAAAAAAGAATTAAATACCCCTGTCTGCCTGTCAGATGAATGCGGAGAAGATATTGGATTTGATATTAATGCCTTTACCATGAAAAATTTCTCACCTGACATGAACCTGCATGTTCTTAAATATGATCTTTCAGAACTTGACAGGCTGGAAAAAAAAAGGCCTGTAATGCTTATAAGGGAACTTCTCAGTTCAGGTGAAATCATTGATGCGCAAATCCATACCTCCACAGATGATTTACATGCAGATATTTCTGAAATGTCTTTATTGTATAATGTATTATATGCTTCAGAATTATCATCTGAACAGATTCAAAGAGTTACAGGCCTGCCTCAAGACAAGGTAATCCCTGTGCAGCCGGATCATCTACAAACAGATCATCTACCAACAGAACATCTCCAAATAGATCATTTACAAATAGACCAGCCTCAGCCTGAGCATATTTCTCATTTACGCATTCATACAGATATTCTTGACAGGCTTATGGCATTAACCGGAGAGCTTGTCCTGGTAAGAAATCAGAAAAATCTTATAACAAACCTGGGGGATCCTGTTTCCCGTTCAATAACCCAGGGTTTAAACCTGGTTACCGGCAGACTCCAGGAAACTGTCATGGGAATCAGGATGCAGGCACTGGGGATAATTTTTAATAAATTTCCAAAACTGATAAACCAGGTTTCAGAAAAACTGGGCAAAAAGATCAATATTGATATCAGGGGCAGTGATGTGGAACTGGATAAAACAGTTTTGGAATCTCTTGCCGACCCAATGGTTCACCTTATAAGAAACTGCTGTGATCACGGCATTGAAACCCCTGAACAGAGAACAGGCGCAGGCAAGCCTGAAACTGGAAATATATTTATCAATGCCTGGCATGAAGCAGGACGGATTAATATTGAAATCAAAGATGACGGCAAAGGAATTGACACTGAAAAAATTTGCAAAATAGCTGTTGAAAACAGATATATAAAAAAATCTGATCTGGCAGACATGAGCAGGAAAGATATTTTATCCCTGATTTTCATACCAGGATTTTCTACTGCCAGTTCAGTCAGCGAGGTTTCAGGCCGGGGGGTTGGCATGGATGTGGTTAAAACCGGCATTGAAAAAACAGGCGGTACCCTGAGCCTGGAATCAAATCACGGCAAAGGCACCCAAATCCTGTTAAGCCTGCCTTTGACCCTTGCCATAATTCCATGTCTTATTATTAAAACACTTAAAAATTACTATGCTCTTCCCCAGGTTAATGTTGAAAAACTGTTGTGCCTGTATGAAAAAGAGGCAGCAAAACAAATTGAATATACTGATGACAGACCTCGGAAAGCATATCGTGAATATAAATGCAAAAAGCCATACTATATTGGTCTTTATGCCATTCCGCAATGA
- a CDS encoding ATP-binding protein, with protein sequence MFNVNEKDNFIQFIISSDMRLIDRLILDAKKYLEQFNISDFSEFRLVLRELLINAVEHGNKKNIHKSITCCIEHLGGFRFRIIVQDQGQGFDYNNISLNMPDDPGQIRTRGYAIINSYSDKVEFNPAGNRVIVYISVSNKTYFNLTQENGWQNIMPTGDITAGAADNFRRLLAALADQGHMKYCFDLKHVEDIDSVGLSILIIFSKMLDKKGSDKQLVIVNAVKPMIELFHMTRLDKIYKIEISHDT encoded by the coding sequence ATGTTTAATGTTAATGAAAAAGATAATTTTATTCAATTTATAATATCTTCAGATATGCGCCTTATTGACAGGCTTATTCTGGATGCTAAAAAATATCTTGAACAATTTAATATTTCTGATTTTTCAGAATTCAGGCTGGTTCTCAGGGAACTTCTTATAAATGCTGTTGAACATGGAAATAAAAAAAATATTCATAAATCCATAACCTGCTGTATAGAACATTTAGGCGGTTTCAGGTTTAGGATTATAGTACAGGATCAGGGACAGGGTTTTGATTACAATAATATCAGTTTAAACATGCCTGATGATCCAGGACAAATCAGAACCAGGGGCTATGCGATTATTAACTCTTATTCAGACAAGGTTGAATTTAATCCAGCAGGAAACAGGGTTATTGTTTATATTTCCGTATCAAATAAAACATATTTTAACCTGACCCAGGAAAACGGGTGGCAGAATATTATGCCCACAGGAGATATTACAGCAGGAGCTGCAGATAATTTCCGCAGGCTTCTTGCAGCACTGGCTGACCAGGGACACATGAAATACTGCTTTGATTTAAAGCATGTAGAAGATATTGATTCCGTAGGGTTGAGCATACTTATTATTTTTTCCAAGATGCTTGACAAAAAAGGCAGTGATAAACAACTGGTTATAGTCAATGCTGTAAAACCCATGATAGAGCTTTTTCATATGACCCGCCTGGATAAAATCTATAAAATAGAGATCAGCCATGATACATGA
- a CDS encoding protein-glutamate methylesterase/protein-glutamine glutaminase → MNHQTKILIVDDSRIFRSIVEKCLADENDIKVIGSVHNGFKAIEFIRLNRPDLVTLDLQMPDMDGLETLKLIQEENTLNQDEKPVGVIMLSAFTKKDADITIKALEAGAFDFIAKPEESSARESLNILQRQLIMKIRFFASRRIAAEITRKPLHHPVYHKKKINPVKLNDSSSSIEAILIGVSTGGPRALIEIMPELCEKTDLPIFIVQHMPPTFTASLAQSLNTRCSYIVKEGKHNEKTAPGCAYIAPGGRHMLVRRQGSDVFIAVNDHPPEIGCRPSVNVLFRSALSVFGKNIIAIIMTGMGNDGSEGIKALKRAGAAVIAQDEATSVVWGMPGSAVATGCVDRVVPLHEIPGAVSILLNSSGKK, encoded by the coding sequence ATGAACCACCAGACAAAAATACTTATAGTTGACGATTCACGCATATTCCGCAGTATTGTTGAAAAATGCCTTGCTGATGAAAATGATATTAAAGTGATTGGTTCTGTTCATAATGGTTTTAAGGCAATAGAGTTCATACGTTTAAATCGTCCTGATCTTGTTACCCTTGACCTTCAAATGCCTGATATGGACGGACTTGAAACCCTGAAACTCATTCAAGAGGAAAATACTTTAAACCAGGATGAAAAGCCTGTGGGTGTAATTATGTTAAGTGCATTTACAAAAAAAGATGCTGATATTACAATAAAAGCATTGGAAGCAGGGGCTTTTGATTTTATTGCAAAGCCTGAAGAAAGCTCTGCCCGGGAAAGTTTGAATATTCTTCAACGCCAGCTGATAATGAAAATAAGATTTTTTGCATCCAGGCGGATTGCTGCTGAAATAACCAGGAAGCCTTTGCATCATCCTGTTTATCATAAAAAAAAAATTAACCCTGTTAAATTAAATGATTCCAGTTCCAGCATAGAGGCAATCTTAATCGGGGTATCAACAGGGGGTCCCAGGGCACTTATAGAAATAATGCCTGAGCTTTGTGAAAAAACCGATCTTCCCATATTTATCGTGCAGCATATGCCTCCTACTTTTACAGCATCCCTGGCACAAAGCCTTAACACCAGATGCTCTTATATTGTTAAAGAAGGAAAACACAATGAAAAAACTGCTCCGGGCTGTGCTTATATTGCTCCTGGAGGAAGGCATATGCTGGTTCGCAGGCAGGGCAGTGATGTTTTCATTGCTGTAAACGATCATCCTCCTGAAATAGGGTGCCGTCCTTCAGTAAATGTTTTGTTTCGTTCGGCTTTATCTGTTTTTGGCAAAAACATAATTGCCATTATAATGACAGGGATGGGCAATGATGGAAGCGAGGGTATTAAAGCCTTGAAACGTGCAGGAGCCGCTGTTATTGCTCAGGATGAAGCAACAAGCGTGGTGTGGGGAATGCCGGGAAGTGCAGTTGCCACAGGATGCGTTGACCGGGTTGTGCCGCTTCATGAAATTCCTGGAGCTGTTTCCATACTGCTTAATAGTTCAGGGAAGAAATAA
- a CDS encoding CheR family methyltransferase, translating to MELSEEEFASMRAYILRICGMDIREEKKYLIKQRIEPLVRALGCSSFGEYHQKLMQEPFASYEKDLVISAITTNETSFFRDTKPFDAFRDHLLPRLGKNILQIKQKNLFNKGPKVRIWSAGTSTGQEAYTIAILIHEYIEKNRYSGIGPKDFSIMASDISPVALSKAEAGIYSESEAARGLSDIYLKKYFTFNNKQWKVNESLRRMVEFKRLNLAEPFSITTQFDLIFCRNVLIYFDENNKKQIFERFSKALAAHGHIILGATENIYCITDKFTSVRYGDSIFYVKSDHL from the coding sequence ATGGAATTATCAGAAGAAGAATTTGCCAGTATGAGGGCCTATATTCTCCGTATCTGCGGAATGGATATCAGGGAAGAAAAAAAATATCTGATTAAACAGCGGATAGAGCCTCTTGTCAGGGCTTTGGGATGTTCAAGTTTTGGTGAATATCATCAAAAACTTATGCAGGAGCCTTTTGCTTCTTATGAAAAAGACCTGGTTATCAGTGCCATTACTACAAATGAAACCTCATTTTTCCGGGATACAAAGCCTTTTGATGCATTCAGAGATCATCTTCTGCCCAGGCTTGGAAAAAATATTCTTCAAATTAAACAAAAAAATCTTTTTAACAAAGGCCCGAAGGTACGCATATGGTCAGCAGGAACATCAACAGGACAGGAAGCATATACCATAGCTATTTTAATTCATGAATATATTGAAAAAAACCGTTATTCAGGAATTGGGCCAAAAGATTTTTCAATTATGGCTTCAGATATTTCTCCAGTAGCATTATCAAAAGCTGAGGCTGGGATTTATAGTGAATCTGAAGCTGCAAGAGGGCTTTCTGATATATATTTAAAAAAATATTTTACTTTTAACAACAAACAATGGAAGGTTAATGAATCTTTACGCAGGATGGTTGAATTTAAACGATTAAATCTTGCAGAACCTTTTTCCATAACCACTCAATTTGATCTTATATTCTGCCGCAATGTATTGATTTATTTTGATGAAAACAATAAAAAACAAATCTTTGAAAGATTCAGCAAGGCATTAGCAGCACACGGACACATTATTCTTGGTGCAACTGAAAATATCTACTGCATAACAGATAAATTTACCTCTGTCCGGTATGGAGACAGTATTTTTTATGTTAAGTCAGACCATCTTTAA
- the argS gene encoding arginine--tRNA ligase — MKNKIKMLIFQAVKKAHKNGELPSSDFPVSDFSGIELEEPKMSAHGDFSSNMAMVMASTQKMAPRKIAQAVIKNLENSEGIIDKIEIAGPGFINFFTGPGAWYPVLKDVHEAGDKYGAPDIGAGKKIQIEFVSANPTGPLHVGHGRGAAVGDSVANILSFCGYDVQREYYINDSGRQINTLGKSVFLRYQELSGKDIDFPEDHYKGDYIKEIAETILKQKNHEIINLDQDQAVEYCARFAAGKILNSIKQDLEDFGVRFDNWFSEQTLFDSGKVAEIINSFKNEGVIYEKDQALWFKTSDFGDEKDRVVVRSNSQTTYFASDIAYHRNKYERGMEKVIDVWGADHHGYIPRMTASILASGRSKDQFAVILVQLVNLLRGGAPVAMSSRAGEFITLKDVVDEVGADAARFIFLTRHYESKLDFDLELAKKKTNDNPVFYVQYVHARISSILAKGQEQGITDIKWKEDAVKLLKEPEDIALIKALARYPEAVEAAGRLMEPHRITYYLMELSSAFHAYYNKHKVLTENPDLTLGRLYLVLAVKKVIKNGLNLLGVSAPEKM; from the coding sequence ATAAAAAATAAGATTAAAATGCTTATATTTCAGGCTGTTAAAAAAGCACATAAAAACGGTGAGCTTCCATCATCTGATTTTCCGGTATCAGACTTTTCGGGTATAGAGCTTGAAGAACCCAAGATGTCTGCTCATGGAGATTTTTCAAGCAATATGGCAATGGTTATGGCTTCAACTCAAAAAATGGCTCCCCGGAAGATTGCACAGGCTGTAATTAAAAATTTAGAAAATAGTGAAGGTATAATTGATAAAATAGAGATTGCAGGGCCTGGATTTATAAATTTTTTTACTGGTCCGGGTGCATGGTATCCAGTTTTAAAGGATGTTCATGAAGCAGGCGATAAATACGGTGCCCCTGATATTGGTGCAGGAAAAAAAATACAGATTGAATTTGTCAGTGCCAATCCCACAGGTCCCCTTCATGTGGGCCATGGCCGGGGGGCTGCGGTAGGTGACAGTGTTGCCAACATCCTGTCTTTTTGCGGATATGATGTTCAGCGGGAATATTATATTAATGATTCAGGAAGGCAGATTAACACCCTGGGAAAATCTGTTTTTTTAAGGTACCAGGAATTATCCGGCAAAGATATAGATTTTCCAGAAGATCACTACAAAGGCGATTATATCAAGGAAATAGCAGAAACAATCCTGAAACAAAAAAATCATGAGATTATCAACCTGGATCAAGATCAGGCTGTTGAATACTGCGCCCGTTTTGCTGCTGGCAAGATCCTCAACAGCATTAAACAAGACCTGGAAGATTTTGGTGTAAGGTTTGATAACTGGTTCAGCGAGCAGACCCTTTTTGACTCAGGAAAGGTGGCTGAAATTATAAATTCTTTTAAAAATGAAGGAGTTATCTATGAAAAGGATCAGGCTCTCTGGTTTAAAACCTCGGATTTTGGTGATGAAAAAGACAGGGTGGTAGTACGCTCCAACAGCCAGACAACCTATTTTGCATCAGATATAGCATATCACAGGAATAAATATGAACGGGGCATGGAAAAGGTTATTGATGTATGGGGAGCAGATCATCATGGATATATTCCCAGAATGACAGCTTCAATACTTGCATCAGGCCGTAGCAAAGATCAGTTTGCCGTAATCCTGGTTCAGCTTGTAAATCTGCTCAGGGGAGGCGCACCTGTTGCCATGTCCAGCCGTGCAGGTGAATTTATTACCTTAAAAGATGTGGTGGACGAGGTTGGCGCAGATGCAGCAAGATTTATATTCCTCACACGCCATTATGAAAGCAAACTGGATTTTGATCTTGAACTTGCAAAAAAGAAAACCAATGATAACCCGGTTTTTTATGTGCAGTATGTTCATGCCAGGATTTCAAGTATTCTGGCAAAAGGACAGGAACAGGGAATCACGGATATTAAATGGAAAGAGGATGCAGTAAAACTTTTAAAAGAACCTGAAGATATTGCACTTATAAAAGCCCTGGCACGTTATCCCGAAGCAGTTGAGGCAGCCGGGCGGCTTATGGAGCCTCATAGAATCACTTATTATCTTATGGAGCTTTCATCAGCATTTCATGCTTATTACAATAAACATAAGGTCT
- a CDS encoding response regulator has product MKNKHILMAEDELHIRDTLSLVLKMAGYKITAAENGTKALKIIQEMQRTGSLPDLLLTDLNMAEGSGLDLIENIRAMDINIPVLVMTAYGNKDIVIELMRKECAEYIDKPFDPGELLRRLSLVFEKQEKKQLVKENELEQSFQEKAELERKVDSYARRFENLRTQVDSAVSEYQNLIQINDKEHTIHVAYRIKPFAELGGDLINIRHSSMGCDILIADVAGHDMGASFHTVLVKTFFDENSHFNYDGQTFFKLLNKKLLENGSRERMVTAIFLRLNLKNMSGEVTCAAHPPLIKIPARIPVPKPIFSQGDALGIHSDPLFESRVFCFEPKDRFFLRTDGITNAWQLNVETGKKQRFTESYLLYLIEELNLLPLDAMIKKIEHAVTAPFQYKLNDDMLIAGVEIPDNIS; this is encoded by the coding sequence ATGAAAAATAAACATATACTTATGGCAGAAGATGAACTGCATATCAGGGATACCCTGTCTCTTGTGCTGAAAATGGCAGGCTATAAAATAACAGCCGCTGAAAACGGCACTAAAGCATTAAAGATAATACAGGAAATGCAGCGCACAGGCAGCCTGCCCGATCTTTTATTAACTGATCTTAATATGGCAGAAGGTTCAGGACTGGACTTAATAGAAAATATAAGAGCTATGGATATTAATATACCTGTCCTTGTCATGACAGCCTATGGAAATAAAGATATTGTTATTGAACTCATGCGAAAAGAGTGTGCTGAATATATAGATAAACCTTTTGATCCCGGCGAACTGCTTAGGAGGCTGTCTCTTGTTTTTGAAAAACAGGAAAAAAAACAGCTTGTAAAAGAAAATGAACTTGAGCAGTCTTTTCAGGAAAAAGCAGAGCTTGAAAGAAAAGTTGATTCATATGCCAGGCGTTTTGAAAATTTAAGGACACAGGTTGATTCTGCTGTTTCAGAATATCAAAATCTAATCCAGATCAATGATAAAGAACACACAATACATGTTGCATACCGTATCAAGCCTTTTGCAGAACTTGGAGGGGATCTTATTAATATTCGCCATTCATCAATGGGATGTGATATTCTTATTGCCGATGTTGCAGGTCATGATATGGGAGCATCATTTCATACGGTTTTAGTAAAAACCTTTTTTGATGAAAACAGTCATTTTAACTATGACGGACAAACCTTTTTTAAGCTTCTCAATAAAAAACTGCTTGAAAACGGAAGCCGTGAACGCATGGTAACTGCAATATTTCTCAGGCTTAATCTTAAAAACATGTCAGGAGAGGTTACATGTGCTGCTCATCCGCCTCTTATCAAAATACCTGCAAGAATACCTGTACCCAAACCCATATTTTCACAAGGCGATGCTCTGGGCATACATTCAGACCCGCTTTTTGAAAGCCGGGTCTTTTGTTTTGAGCCTAAAGACCGGTTTTTTCTCCGTACAGACGGAATTACCAATGCCTGGCAGCTAAATGTAGAAACCGGTAAAAAACAAAGATTTACAGAATCTTACCTGCTTTATTTAATAGAAGAATTAAACCTGCTTCCCCTTGATGCCATGATAAAAAAGATTGAACACGCAGTTACAGCACCTTTTCAATATAAGCTTAATGATGACATGTTGATTGCAGGAGTTGAAATTCCTGATAATATTTCATAA